In the Lebetimonas natsushimae genome, one interval contains:
- the fliN gene encoding flagellar motor switch protein FliN has product MENLNEERIDELIPDYRHLLDTEVVFESDLGRVEMTLRDILNLQKGSVIDLNKPAGESAEVYINGRIIGKGEVMVYEKNLAIRINEILDANSLVYYLTKEK; this is encoded by the coding sequence ATGGAAAATTTAAATGAAGAAAGAATTGATGAGTTAATACCTGATTATAGGCATTTATTAGATACGGAAGTAGTGTTTGAAAGTGATCTGGGCAGGGTTGAAATGACTCTCAGGGATATTTTAAATTTGCAAAAGGGAAGTGTGATTGATTTAAATAAACCAGCAGGTGAGAGTGCGGAAGTTTATATAAACGGCAGAATTATAGGAAAAGGTGAAGTAATGGTGTATGAAAAGAATTTGGCTATAAGAATTAATGAAATACTTGATGCAAATTCTTTAGTATATTACTTGACAAAGGAAAAATAG
- a CDS encoding flagellar biosynthetic protein FliO, with product MKKLVFLFLVCLIYAANLIDVNFFESKNKLDILFSLDNKFNGKIIKINNNKYLIRNIKCDKEIEKNFNNFFIHSVIIAPEKDGVLLEIISNRKYSVSIALTPDGYGIRVRVKSDEIIKNSLPPMPKEKFSYTRYFIVVAILIILAIILLFIKRRGLNAKLPALKKDMKVLSQKFIDAKNKVVLFEYQNKKYLMLIGNTNLLLDVFDENFKPPKNEIEFDEMLKLNSKIDEIEKYIQKADNIKELDERI from the coding sequence GTGAAAAAATTAGTTTTTTTATTTTTAGTGTGTTTAATTTACGCCGCCAATTTAATTGATGTAAATTTTTTTGAAAGTAAAAATAAACTTGATATTCTTTTTTCATTGGACAATAAATTTAATGGAAAAATAATAAAAATAAATAATAATAAATATCTGATCAGAAATATAAAATGTGACAAGGAAATAGAAAAAAATTTTAATAATTTTTTTATTCATTCCGTAATTATTGCCCCTGAGAAAGACGGAGTTTTATTGGAAATTATTTCAAATAGAAAATATTCTGTTTCAATTGCCCTTACCCCTGATGGCTATGGTATAAGGGTGAGGGTAAAATCTGATGAAATAATTAAAAATTCCCTGCCACCTATGCCCAAAGAGAAATTTTCTTATACTAGATATTTTATTGTAGTTGCAATTTTAATTATTTTGGCTATAATCCTTCTTTTTATAAAAAGAAGAGGTTTAAATGCAAAACTTCCTGCTTTGAAAAAAGATATGAAAGTTTTATCCCAAAAATTTATAGATGCAAAAAATAAAGTAGTTTTATTTGAATATCAAAACAAAAAATATTTAATGTTAATAGGTAATACAAATCTTCTTTTGGATGTTTTTGATGAAAATTTTAAACCACCGAAAAATGAAATTGAATTTGATGAAATGTTAAAACTCAATAGTAAAATAGATGAAATAGAAAAATATATTCAAAAAGCTGATAATATAAAGGAGTTAGATGAAAGAATTTGA
- a CDS encoding tRNA uridine 5-carboxymethylaminomethyl modification protein, with product MNNNEKPFNFWLFMGGMFIGLLVLTSIVVGIPYLLSK from the coding sequence ATGAATAATAATGAAAAACCGTTTAATTTTTGGCTTTTTATGGGAGGAATGTTTATAGGGCTTTTGGTTTTAACTTCTATTGTGGTAGGGATTCCTTATCTTCTTTCAAAATAA
- a CDS encoding sulfite exporter TauE/SafE family protein gives MISAIIAGIFTGFASGFFGIGGGTILVPTLLFLGFPLKEAIGISVTQMMMSSIYGSYLNYKRGLLKIKNGLSLGIGGALGAMLSGLIVKYTPKEILGLIFLTLVFIAIVRFFITVEEPQYEPPIDNKKLFFIGMFVGMIAISVGVGGAILITPILVGFLKYKLKTTVSLSLFFVVFSSVSGFISQSLAGHINYTIGFTIGIASLIGTYFGIRAYHKLHPKHHKKLLLIWYIGVFLSMVYKLYF, from the coding sequence TTGATAAGTGCGATAATAGCTGGAATTTTTACAGGCTTTGCAAGCGGATTTTTTGGGATTGGTGGCGGGACTATACTTGTACCAACCCTTTTGTTTTTAGGATTTCCATTAAAAGAAGCCATAGGAATCAGTGTAACACAAATGATGATGAGCTCTATTTATGGAAGCTATTTAAATTACAAAAGAGGCCTTCTTAAAATAAAAAACGGCCTCTCTCTTGGTATAGGAGGAGCCCTCGGGGCAATGCTAAGCGGACTTATTGTAAAATATACACCAAAAGAAATTTTGGGATTAATTTTCTTAACTTTAGTATTTATAGCAATAGTGAGATTTTTTATAACGGTGGAAGAACCGCAATACGAACCACCAATTGATAATAAAAAACTGTTTTTCATAGGTATGTTTGTAGGAATGATTGCAATCAGTGTGGGAGTGGGAGGAGCTATTTTAATAACCCCTATTTTAGTAGGTTTTTTAAAATACAAATTAAAAACAACCGTGAGTCTTAGTCTGTTTTTTGTGGTATTTTCTTCTGTTTCGGGTTTTATTTCCCAAAGTCTGGCGGGTCATATAAATTATACAATAGGATTTACTATAGGAATTGCAAGTCTGATTGGGACATATTTCGGGATAAGGGCATATCATAAATTACACCCGAAACATCATAAAAAACTTTTACTTATCTGGTATATCGGGGTGTTTCTTTCAATGGTATATAAATTATATTTTTAA
- the mnmG gene encoding tRNA uridine-5-carboxymethylaminomethyl(34) synthesis enzyme MnmG: MKEFDVIVVGGGHAGIEAANAAARMGKRTLLLTMLVEQIGAPSCNPAIGGLAKGHLVKEIDALGGLMALATDNAGIQFRVLNENRGPAVRGSRAQIDMDRYRIWMRTALLNTPNLEMAQEIVDEILVKNGKVVGVKTNLLNEYKTKTLILTTGTFMRGLMHFGPVKLEGGRFHELPAKKISKSLENLGFKLERLKTGTTARIDARSIDFSKMDLQPGDENPKPFSFRTDKNTFNPEQLPCYITYTNETTHDIIKSNFHRAPLFTGQIEGIGPRYCPSIEDKLNKFPDKERHHVFVEPQTKEATEYYLNGLSTSLPMDVQDAFIHSIPGLENAKIVRYGYAIEYDFIQPTNLKHSLETKEIEGLFFAGQINGTTGYEEAAAQGIMAGINAALKVEGKEPVIFRRDQAYIGVLIDDLVTKGTNEPYRMFTSRSEYRLLLREDNAILRLADYGYELGLLDKQTYGRVLKLREEIEKGLKILNSTFVTPNKEVNAKLESLGEEKIQNKMEIRKIAGRHTFNKEKLLEMFPEFKEFSDEALEQILIEARYHHYIERQKAQVDKMKEMLSVKIPEDFEYRGIPGLSREIVEKLEKYRPTTLFQASEISGVTPAAIDILHMYINMRRKK, from the coding sequence ATGAAAGAATTTGATGTTATAGTGGTTGGCGGCGGTCATGCAGGAATAGAAGCGGCCAACGCTGCGGCAAGAATGGGAAAAAGAACGCTTTTACTTACTATGCTTGTAGAACAAATCGGAGCCCCAAGCTGTAACCCCGCAATCGGAGGGCTTGCTAAAGGGCATTTGGTAAAAGAAATTGACGCTCTTGGAGGGCTTATGGCATTGGCTACCGATAATGCGGGAATTCAATTTAGAGTTCTTAATGAAAACAGGGGACCGGCTGTAAGAGGAAGCAGGGCTCAGATTGATATGGACAGATACAGAATATGGATGAGGACGGCTCTTCTTAATACTCCAAATCTTGAAATGGCCCAGGAGATTGTAGATGAAATTTTGGTAAAAAACGGAAAAGTTGTAGGTGTTAAGACAAATCTTTTGAATGAATACAAAACAAAAACATTAATTCTAACCACCGGTACATTTATGAGGGGGCTTATGCATTTTGGACCTGTTAAACTTGAAGGTGGTAGATTTCACGAACTTCCGGCCAAAAAAATTTCAAAATCACTGGAAAATCTTGGATTTAAGCTTGAGAGACTAAAAACAGGAACGACTGCCAGAATTGATGCAAGAAGTATTGATTTTTCAAAAATGGATTTGCAGCCGGGAGATGAAAATCCAAAGCCTTTTTCATTTAGAACCGATAAAAACACATTCAATCCCGAGCAGCTTCCATGTTACATAACATATACAAACGAGACGACTCACGATATTATTAAAAGCAATTTTCACAGGGCACCTCTATTTACCGGACAGATTGAGGGAATAGGGCCGAGATACTGCCCGAGTATTGAAGATAAACTCAATAAATTTCCGGATAAAGAAAGACATCACGTATTTGTTGAGCCTCAGACAAAAGAGGCGACTGAATATTATTTAAACGGGCTTTCAACTTCGCTTCCGATGGATGTGCAGGATGCATTCATCCATTCAATTCCGGGACTTGAAAATGCAAAAATAGTAAGATACGGATATGCAATTGAATATGATTTTATCCAGCCTACAAACCTTAAACATTCACTTGAAACAAAAGAGATTGAAGGTTTGTTTTTCGCAGGTCAGATTAACGGGACCACCGGATATGAAGAAGCGGCAGCTCAGGGTATAATGGCCGGGATTAATGCGGCGCTTAAAGTTGAAGGAAAAGAGCCTGTGATTTTTAGAAGGGACCAGGCCTATATCGGTGTTTTAATTGATGATTTAGTTACAAAAGGAACAAACGAACCTTACAGAATGTTTACAAGCAGAAGTGAATACAGACTGCTTCTTAGAGAAGATAATGCAATTTTAAGGCTTGCAGATTACGGATATGAACTTGGACTTCTTGATAAACAGACATATGGGAGGGTATTGAAACTAAGAGAAGAAATAGAAAAAGGCCTTAAAATTCTAAATTCCACTTTTGTAACTCCAAATAAAGAAGTTAATGCTAAGCTTGAAAGTCTTGGGGAAGAGAAAATCCAAAATAAAATGGAAATTAGAAAAATTGCAGGAAGACATACATTTAATAAAGAAAAATTATTAGAAATGTTCCCTGAATTTAAAGAATTCAGTGATGAAGCCCTGGAGCAGATTTTAATAGAAGCAAGATATCATCACTATATTGAAAGACAAAAAGCCCAGGTCGATAAAATGAAAGAGATGCTAAGCGTTAAAATTCCAGAGGATTTTGAATATAGAGGGATTCCGGGACTTAGCCGTGAAATTGTAGAAAAACTTGAAAAATATAGACCTACAACTTTATTTCAGGCAAGTGAAATTAGCGGTGTGACACCTGCAGCAATTGATATTTTGCATATGTATATAAATATGAGGAGAAAAAAATGA